The bacterium genome segment TTGCGCGCGGATCCCACGTTTGGCTCCTTGGTTGGCCGACTCATTGACGTGCGATTTCCGAGGGAGGAACGCGACAAACTCATTGTCCCATGGTGGCTTTCGCTGCTGCAACGAGAATCGCTTAGTACTGACCAGGTCATCGAGTGCGTCTTTCTCGTGAGCAACATCGTGATCGAGGAGAAATTCGCGAAGACGCCAATTTTAACCGCGCCGAATCGTGAGCAGGCCACCGAGTCCGTTCTTCGTTTCGCCGGAGAGCTTTGGGGCGCCTTGCTCTGGGACACTTTTTCGTCGCACCGCAAATTATCGATCGCGCCGGTGTGTGCGTTAGGCGTGTCGCGCATCTCGTCTTTGATGCGCAGCCTACGGTCGCTCAAACGATTCTTGACCAGCATTTTCCAAACGCAGTCCGTCGGTGTATGAAGGCTCAGAAATCAAAAACCTTTTCGGAACAAGACTTTCTATCGCTTGCGACCGCACTTTTCCCGGATGCGAAACAAATTGCGGCTCGCGTTGCGTTTTACAAGTCAGCAATTAGGAATGAGTGATCTGGCTCGGCGGGAGGCATTCGGCGTTCCTTGGTTCCAAGCAGGCGGGACGCCTGCGCTCCCGGGGATCGTCACGCTCGCGGCGAGCGTTTCATTCCGCATTCCGCATTCGCCATTCCGAATTGACTACACCGCGTGCGCGGGTTCTCCGGACGCCTCGGCGGCCTTGCGGGCTTCGTACATGCGTTCCATTTCGTCCGTGATGACGGGAACGAGGTCGTCGAAGCCGACCTTCTTCCAGAAGTTGCCGTCCTTGTAGACGTACATCTCGCCGCTGTTGTGCGCGACGATGCCGAGGTCCGCGGCGCGCGACTCGCCCGGGCCGTTCACCGCGCAGCCCATGATGGCCAGGTGAAACGGCGCGTCGATGTGCGCGAGCCGGTGCTCGAACTCGTGGCACAGCTCCTCGATGGGAATCTCGAGCCGGCCGCACGTGGGGCAGGAGATGATCTCCACGCCGCGCTCGCGCAGTTGCAGGCTCTTGAGCACCTGCCAGCCGACGCGGATCTCCTCGACCGGGTTGCCGGTCAGCGAGACGCGCAGCGTGTCGCCGATGCCCTCGGACAAAAGGATCGCCAGGCCCGCGGTGCTCTTGATCGTGCCGGACCACACCGTTCCCGCCTCCGTGACGCCCAGGTGCAGGGGGATGTCGGTGCGCCTGGCGAACTCGCGGTTGGCCGCCACGTTGCGCTCGATGTTCGTCGCCTTGAGGCTGACCTTGATGTCGTGGAAATTCAGGTCTTCCAGGATGCCGACGTGATACAGCGCGCTTTCGACCATCGCCTCGACGGACTGCGCGCCGTATTTGCGCTGGAACTCCTTTTCGACCGAGCCGGAGTTGACGCCGATGCGGATCGGCACGCCGCGGTCGGTCGCCGCGCGCACCACTTCCTCGACCTTCCAGCGCGCGCCGATGTTGCCGGGGTTCAGGCGCAGTCCGTCCACGCCCGCTTCGAGCGCCGCGAGCGCCATTTTGTAGTCGAAGTGGATGTCCGCGATCATCGGGATCGGCGACGCGGCGCGAATCGGCTTCAGCGCCGCGGCCGCGTCGGCATCCACCACCGCCAGACGCACGATGTCGCAGCCGGCCGTC includes the following:
- the ispG gene encoding flavodoxin-dependent (E)-4-hydroxy-3-methylbut-2-enyl-diphosphate synthase, with the protein product MARRKTRNFKVGAAGVGCEYPISVQSMTKTDTHDIPATIKQIEELATAGCDIVRLAVVDADAAAALKPIRAASPIPMIADIHFDYKMALAALEAGVDGLRLNPGNIGARWKVEEVVRAATDRGVPIRIGVNSGSVEKEFQRKYGAQSVEAMVESALYHVGILEDLNFHDIKVSLKATNIERNVAANREFARRTDIPLHLGVTEAGTVWSGTIKSTAGLAILLSEGIGDTLRVSLTGNPVEEIRVGWQVLKSLQLRERGVEIISCPTCGRLEIPIEELCHEFEHRLAHIDAPFHLAIMGCAVNGPGESRAADLGIVAHNSGEMYVYKDGNFWKKVGFDDLVPVITDEMERMYEARKAAEASGEPAHAV